The DNA window TGTCCTGCCAGGCTTGGGGCAGTGGGGACTGGGACCCCACTCAGACTTCTCTGGGGCAAATGTTTTGGTTCTCACAACAGCCCTAGTGAAATCAATCCTAGACACTCCCATTTGGTCCCACTAAGACCATTTAATTTCTCTGTAAAGAGTAAGATGACACGAAAGAGCCAACTGTGGAAACGGTGAGGTGGGAGTCTGAACCAATTTAGCTGTTCTCAGGGGGCAAAGGGTGTTGACGGTGGTTTTCATCTGCCACCTGCCTCCTTGAGACCCAGCTGGCCTGAGTGTGCACAAAATGGGACCTTCTCCTTGGGTCCACCAGGCTGGGAGGCACCCCTAGGTACCCGGCTCCTCATCACAGCAGCAGCCCTCTCGGTTCCACATCTGGTTCTCCTGCCGAAGCCGCTGGTTCTCAGTCCGGAGCCTCTCGACCTCGGCAGCCAGCTCCTCCACCTGGCGGCAGGACTGCTGGCCAGTACACGcctgcagctgctgcagcctcctaGTCTCCTCCTCTGCCTGCGACAGCCGCTTCTCCAGCTCCAGGTAGTCTCGCACCAGCTCCTGCTTGCTGCGGCCCTGCAGGCTCTCGGTGTGGAAGCGCTCATAAGTCTCAGAGAAGTCCTTCCGCTGGAACTCACCGTGCGCTCGGCCCCGCCCATCACTGTCCCCGGCCTCACTCTCCCCACTGGAACCTGGGTGGGAGATCCCATGGGGCACATCCAAGTTGGGCTCCTCCGGGTCTCGGtcattcatcaggaactgggtggTGTTGTAGGGGGCCACGGGCTGGCCTTTGGCGAACATCTCCTCGCGGACCCGGGAGGCCCTCCGGCTCTGCCTCTCATCCCGCTGTTGTTTCTCAGCCCAGCTCAGCTCCAGGTAGGGTCGCCAGTGCCGTTTGCGCTTCGACGGCCGCCGACGGTGTTTCTTCCGGGCCAGCACAGCCTCCGCTGAGCAGCCCCCTGGGTTCTGGGTCCGGGGACTCCTACTGTACCAGCCCAGGCCACCGACAGCCCCAGCAAGATCTTCATCCTCTGAGTGGCTCTCCATCCGGGGTGTCAGGGGCAGGGAACCACCAGAGTCATGAGGCCCAGGGGGTGTTTGGGGGCTCCCCGGGGCACCAGAGGTCtaaagagggggaggaggaagaaggatggATCAGACAGCCTGTCCTTGGAGGTGGAACCCTTCCCTCTCTACCCAGTTTGAAGCCAACCTtcccacactcagctaacttggTCACTTTTAGCCCCTCACCCTTTTGCAACCATTTGTTTACAAAGTGACCTGTCTACTGTCTGTCCCCCAGCCTTCCCCGAGTAAACTCATGGTAACAGCAGGAATTTTGCCTGTGTGTTTCACTCTGTAATTTCAATGCCTAGAATAATACCTGGCACTGAGTAGGAGTTCCATAAATACTGTCCAAATGAGTAAAGtaggagaagaagaaaactggGATAGCAGACAGATCTTGATACATTTGCTTGATCAGAAGCCCAAATGCCACTGGCTCTTCCctcttcccagaaagcctgacttTCAAACACAGCTGGCTTCATGGGCAGGTGACCTGTTAAGTTCCACAGAGGCCTCACACCTGGCTTCATGCTGTCC is part of the Chlorocebus sabaeus isolate Y175 chromosome 16, mChlSab1.0.hap1, whole genome shotgun sequence genome and encodes:
- the HEXIM2 gene encoding protein HEXIM2 isoform X1, with translation MALWCKRGVTSSRCLLKDLERKMMATPNQTACNAESPVALEEAKTSGAPGSPQTPPGPHDSGGSLPLTPRMESHSEDEDLAGAVGGLGWYSRSPRTQNPGGCSAEAVLARKKHRRRPSKRKRHWRPYLELSWAEKQQRDERQSRRASRVREEMFAKGQPVAPYNTTQFLMNDRDPEEPNLDVPHGISHPGSSGESEAGDSDGRGRAHGEFQRKDFSETYERFHTESLQGRSKQELVRDYLELEKRLSQAEEETRRLQQLQACTGQQSCRQVEELAAEVERLRTENQRLRQENQMWNREGCCCDEEPGT
- the HEXIM2 gene encoding protein HEXIM2 isoform X2, whose amino-acid sequence is MMATPNQTACNAESPVALEEAKTSGAPGSPQTPPGPHDSGGSLPLTPRMESHSEDEDLAGAVGGLGWYSRSPRTQNPGGCSAEAVLARKKHRRRPSKRKRHWRPYLELSWAEKQQRDERQSRRASRVREEMFAKGQPVAPYNTTQFLMNDRDPEEPNLDVPHGISHPGSSGESEAGDSDGRGRAHGEFQRKDFSETYERFHTESLQGRSKQELVRDYLELEKRLSQAEEETRRLQQLQACTGQQSCRQVEELAAEVERLRTENQRLRQENQMWNREGCCCDEEPGT